In Lactococcus paracarnosus, a genomic segment contains:
- a CDS encoding calcium/sodium antiporter — MLIKTLLVLFGFILIIIGADLLVDGARNIAKKYRIPDVVIGLTIVSLGTSFPEIMITISSAKNDYHDLIFGNALGSNIVNLALILGIIALIKPVHLDRDTKNVHLPLAVMATAVLAFMGNGLIGGHLVISRLEGWLLIAMSVIYFIVPAYKSLHRIQLSKQHTHPTADPISVTKSVIYIVLGFIALKFGADFAVDNAKIIGESIGIPESIIGLTIVGMGTALPELITSITATLKGTEGLAIGNLIGSCILNLFLIIGLGAVINPLDYLPIFNLELVFLFGLTFLVWVFSYIGKRNTLSRVEGSILIACFIGYMVILLG; from the coding sequence ATGCTTATAAAAACATTACTTGTCTTATTTGGTTTTATATTGATTATCATCGGTGCAGATTTACTCGTTGATGGTGCCAGAAATATTGCCAAAAAATATCGTATACCTGATGTCGTGATTGGGTTGACCATCGTCTCACTTGGGACATCCTTTCCAGAAATCATGATTACCATATCATCAGCCAAAAATGACTATCATGATTTGATATTCGGCAATGCCTTAGGCTCAAATATTGTTAATTTAGCACTCATTTTGGGAATCATTGCCCTGATAAAGCCTGTTCATTTAGATCGTGATACAAAGAATGTCCATCTACCACTTGCAGTCATGGCGACTGCAGTACTTGCCTTCATGGGTAATGGTTTAATAGGTGGACATCTCGTCATATCAAGGCTTGAAGGCTGGCTGTTAATTGCCATGAGTGTCATCTATTTCATCGTCCCTGCCTACAAATCTCTACACCGTATCCAGTTGTCCAAACAACACACACACCCTACTGCTGATCCTATTTCCGTAACAAAGTCAGTTATTTATATTGTTCTAGGCTTTATCGCCCTCAAATTTGGTGCTGACTTTGCTGTTGATAATGCAAAGATTATCGGTGAAAGCATTGGTATACCAGAAAGTATCATCGGCTTAACGATTGTAGGCATGGGAACTGCTTTACCTGAATTAATCACTTCTATCACAGCAACCTTAAAGGGAACCGAAGGACTTGCAATCGGGAACTTGATTGGGTCATGTATTCTAAATCTCTTTTTGATCATCGGTCTAGGCGCTGTTATCAATCCGCTAGATTACTTACCTATTTTCAATCTGGAACTTGTCTTTCTATTTGGTCTCACTTTCCTAGTCTGGGTTTTCTCTTACATCGGAAAACGCAATACCCTTTCCCGAGTAGAAGGTAGTATCTTGATTGCCTGTTTCATAGGTTATATGGTTATCTTGTTAGGGTAA
- a CDS encoding glycoside hydrolase family 1 protein, which yields MRTFPKDFLWGASTSAYQVEGGWDQDGKEPSVQDIRDPFPNTTDFKVSVDHYNKYKEDIKLFKELGLKAYRFSIAWTRVLPYGKVNEAGLKFYDDLINELIANDIQPIPTVFHFDLPASLQENGGWGNRDTIDAFVDYCQLLFDRYGDRVTYWQTINEQNMLVFAGRVLDGGTATWKSIFQGNHHMLVAQAKAMKVYHEGNYVGKIGPAPNIACVYPKTEKPEDMLAAEYMSAFRNWLFLDAAVYGVYNHMAMRILKSIDAVPEITEEDRIVMKENTADFIAFNYYNSMTVSAPAETGSEQSKDQQSGFSIEGFFKSEKNEHLKTTEFANWPIDPTGLRVTANQIYDRYRLPLLITENGLGQEDTMTEDGKIHDQYRIDYLDAHIEQMRLSIEDGVEFLGYCPWSAIDLISTHEGFRKRYGFVYVNRDDFDLKDLSRHKKDSFFWFQNVIKNNGLD from the coding sequence ATGAGAACATTTCCAAAAGATTTTTTATGGGGCGCATCAACAAGTGCATACCAAGTTGAAGGTGGTTGGGACCAAGATGGTAAAGAACCGTCTGTCCAAGATATCAGAGATCCATTTCCAAATACAACGGATTTCAAAGTATCAGTTGACCATTATAACAAATATAAGGAAGATATTAAACTTTTTAAAGAACTAGGCTTAAAAGCTTATCGTTTTTCAATCGCTTGGACACGAGTGCTACCTTATGGCAAAGTGAATGAAGCAGGACTTAAGTTCTATGATGACTTGATTAATGAATTAATTGCAAATGATATCCAACCAATTCCAACGGTGTTCCATTTCGATTTACCAGCATCTCTTCAAGAAAATGGCGGGTGGGGGAATCGCGATACAATCGATGCCTTTGTAGATTACTGTCAATTATTGTTTGATCGCTATGGTGACCGTGTGACCTATTGGCAAACAATTAACGAGCAAAATATGCTTGTTTTTGCAGGTAGAGTTTTGGACGGTGGTACGGCAACTTGGAAATCAATTTTCCAAGGCAATCACCATATGTTAGTTGCCCAAGCAAAAGCGATGAAAGTTTACCATGAAGGAAATTATGTAGGTAAAATCGGACCAGCGCCAAATATCGCTTGTGTTTATCCAAAAACAGAAAAACCTGAGGACATGTTAGCAGCAGAATACATGAGCGCCTTTAGAAACTGGTTGTTCTTGGATGCAGCAGTATATGGGGTTTATAACCATATGGCGATGCGTATTTTGAAATCAATCGATGCGGTACCTGAGATTACAGAAGAAGATCGTATTGTTATGAAAGAAAATACAGCTGACTTCATTGCTTTCAACTACTATAATTCAATGACTGTTTCAGCTCCAGCTGAAACTGGCAGTGAGCAAAGTAAGGACCAACAATCTGGTTTTTCAATAGAAGGATTCTTTAAATCTGAAAAAAATGAACACTTGAAGACAACTGAATTTGCAAACTGGCCAATTGATCCAACTGGTTTACGTGTCACTGCTAATCAAATATATGACAGATATCGTCTGCCGTTATTGATCACAGAAAACGGTCTTGGTCAAGAAGATACAATGACTGAAGATGGCAAAATCCATGACCAATATCGGATTGATTATTTAGATGCACATATCGAGCAAATGCGTTTATCTATTGAAGATGGTGTTGAATTCCTTGGGTATTGTCCATGGAGTGCGATTGACTTGATTAGTACACATGAAGGCTTTAGAAAACGTTATGGGTTTGTTTATGTCAACCGAGATGATTTTGATTTGAAAGATCTTAGCCGTCATAAAAAAGATAGTTTCTTCTGGTTCCAAAATGTCATTAAAAATAATGGTCTAGATTAG
- a CDS encoding ROK family protein, whose amino-acid sequence MTKYAGIDIGGSFIKYGIVTETGDILFSDKCPTDRTKPDLVLDALSGIIDKLKSVYGIDQVGISIPGVINKDNKMLTSGALEGLHKYDVSAILAERTQTKVQLVNDANAVASAEKWVGAAENCDNFVCLPLGTGVGGSIFINGELVRGRSGAAGEFGMTLMGLGKNDPVGYESASFYCGAVAGLCRIYNMKLGKKNFADWERDIKVILDLAASGQVEAQESLTEFYQNTAVLLLNVSVSIDPELIVIGGGISENQTIMTGINEAIQDLLVRYSDMSAIGFPEIASCMLGNTAGMIGAVSQLIKGDK is encoded by the coding sequence TTGACAAAATACGCAGGAATAGATATTGGTGGTTCTTTCATCAAATATGGTATTGTGACTGAAACTGGTGACATTTTATTCTCAGATAAATGTCCGACAGACAGAACAAAGCCAGACCTCGTACTTGATGCCCTCAGCGGTATCATAGACAAATTAAAGTCGGTTTATGGTATTGATCAAGTCGGTATCAGCATACCAGGTGTGATCAATAAAGACAATAAAATGTTAACTTCTGGTGCACTTGAAGGCTTGCATAAGTATGATGTCAGTGCAATTCTTGCTGAAAGAACACAGACTAAAGTTCAGCTTGTCAATGATGCCAATGCAGTTGCCTCTGCCGAAAAATGGGTAGGTGCAGCTGAAAATTGTGATAACTTCGTTTGCTTGCCTTTAGGGACAGGTGTTGGTGGATCAATTTTTATCAATGGTGAGTTAGTCCGAGGTAGATCTGGTGCAGCAGGTGAATTTGGCATGACACTTATGGGTCTTGGCAAAAATGATCCTGTCGGCTATGAATCAGCTAGTTTTTACTGTGGTGCAGTTGCTGGATTATGTCGTATCTATAACATGAAACTGGGTAAGAAAAACTTTGCAGACTGGGAACGTGATATCAAAGTCATTCTTGATTTAGCAGCATCAGGTCAAGTTGAAGCCCAAGAAAGCTTGACAGAATTTTATCAAAATACAGCTGTGCTATTGTTAAATGTCAGCGTATCAATTGATCCAGAGTTAATCGTCATTGGTGGTGGTATTAGTGAAAATCAGACAATCATGACTGGTATAAATGAAGCGATTCAGGACTTACTCGTCAGATATTCTGATATGTCAGCTATCGGTTTTCCGGAAATAGCATCTTGTATGTTAGGGAATACAGCAGGTATGATTGGTGCTGTATCTCAGTTAATTAAAGGAGACAAGTAA